The DNA window ACGCTCAACGGTGGCCGCATCGGTATTGCCGCGCAGGCGCTGGGCATCGCGGCCGGGGCTTACGAGCTGGCGCTGAAATACAGTCAGGAGCGAAAAGCATTTGGCAAGCAGATTTTCGATCACCAGGCCATTCAGTTCAAGCTAGCCGAAATGGCGACGAAGATCGAAGCCGCCCGCTTACTCGTCTACAAAGCCGCCCGGCTTAAAGACGAACACAAGGATTATGTGCAGGCAGCGGCAATGGCCAAGCTGTTCGCATCCGACGTTGCCATGTGGGCCACCACAGAAGCCGTTCAGATTCACGGTGGCTATGGCTACGTAAAAGAGTTTCACGTTGAACGGCTGATGCGGGATGCGAAAATTACTCAGATCTATGAGGGTACGTCCGAAATCCAAAAATTGGTGATTGCCCGCGAGTTAATCCGCTAGTTGATTTCTTAATAAAATAGTATTTTCTGCAACTGAGGGGCGTGTTCGGTAAGAATACGCCCCTCTTTTTTATTTTTTTTGAAACTTTTATGCCTATATTAGTTTTGTACAAATTATTAGTTTTGTGCAACTTTACGCACAACCTGACTTTACGACATACTTCTTTCGACTATGGAAGACTATAATAAAATTATCGAATCGCTGGGAGTCAAGTTCATCAAGGCTCGCAACATTCGTATTCTTCAGCCTATCACGATCAAAAACTTCTACGACGTAGAAAACACGCTGCTGATTTTGTACAACGGCGAAGTGTCGATCGGTGAAGAGCGGATCAAGGTCGACGTGGGTGATATGCTGTTCATTCCGGGTGGCAAACACGTTACGGTTACCTACGGCGACCCGGCGAACCCAAAGGTGGTGTCGAACGAAGAGTTTATGACCCACCGGGAGTCGTACTGGGAAGGGAACCACGACCCACGGCTGATCGGGCACCTGCCAAACTCGTTCGGCTTTGTTTCGTTTGAAGCCAAAGTGTTCGATTCGGTCAACTTCTTCAACTCGCTCGACGTACCCCCGTTCATCATCAAGCGGGAAGACAGTCTGGCTACCACAATTGATCAGATTCTGGCGGAAGACATGAACGATCTGGCGGGTAAGGGCCGGATCATCAAGATCAAGACGGAAGAGATCGTAATCGAGGTAGTGCGGTATATCCTGAAAAATCACCTGTTCGTTGAGCAGCTGGTTACCAACAGCACCTACTTCAAAGACCCGCGCCTGATCGACATCTTTGCTTACATCAAAGACAACCTCGGTGGCGATCTGTCGAACAAGGTACTGGCGAACGTTGCAAACGTGTCGGAAGATTACGTCGGGCAGTATTTCAAGATGCTGACGGGTATCAATCCGCAGGATTATATTGAGTACCAGCGCATGGAAGCGGCCGTTGGTCTGCTGCGTACCAGCAAGAAAAGCATCCGGGCGATTGGCGCCGAAGTAGGGTACAAAGACACCGCTTACTTCTGCCGTCGTTTCAAGATGATGTTCGGTATTCCGGCTGGCAAGATGCGCCGTCGCGAATCGCTGATGAACGTATAGGAGCTAGTGCAAACAGGAAAGAGGTGAGAAAAAGGACTGGTTTGCGCCAGCGTCTTTCTTCTCACCTCTTTCCTGTTTGGGCTAAAATTACTTCGTACTGATTTCGATTGGCAACGTGTAGAACACGGGTACGGGCCGGTTATCGACCAGGCCGGGCTGCCAGCGGGGCATCTTCTCGACCGCCGTAATGATCGTGCCCATGTATTCTTCCATTCCTTTCCGGTTCGTAGTACCCAGCGCTTTCGTCAGCACCCGAACATCGGACACCTGCCCCGTTTCGTCGATAATGAACCGGGCTGACACCGGGCCGGTATTGATATTTTTACGCAGCAAAACGTTGGGGTAACGAATGTTTTCGGCAAGATATCGGCTCAGGGCCGATTTGCCACCCGGAAACTCCGGAGCCCGTTCCGCTATCGTGTAGACTTTTCCTGTGCGGGTCTGGGCTGTCGCGGTAAGCGCACCCGCCAACGTGAACAGGCAAATCAGCGTTGTACGTATCCAGTTCATGCGTTAATCCTGTAGTACAGTTTGGTTGACTTCCTGCATCACGGCGCATAGTTCGGGCAACAGATCGGGGTTGCGCTCGATACCATTCCCCACAACCAGCATATCCGCGCCTGCATACAGCGCCTGCCGGGCTTTCTCAGCCGAATCGATGCCGCCCCCCACAATAAGTGGCACGTCGATTACGCGATTGACAGCCGCGATCATATCGGTCGGAACGGGACGCTGTGCCCCACTGCCCGCATCCAGATACATCAGTTTAAGCCCCAGCATTTCGCCCGCCATGGCAGTACAGGCGGCAACGTCGGGTTTGTTGCTTGGCATGGGCATAGTACCGCTGATGTACGAAACCGTTGTCTGCGCGCCACTGTCGACCAGCATATAACCAGTCGGCATGATTTCAAGGCCGCTTTTCCGCAGCATAGGAGCCGCTACCACGTGTTGCCCGATCAGGAAGTCGGCATTTCGCCCGGAAATAAGCGACAGGAAAAGCACTGCATCGGCCGCCGGATCGATGTGCAGGGGATTGCCGGGAAACAGGATGATGGGTGCATCGCGGTGCTGACGTAGGGTGTCGATCACTTCGCGGTGTACATAGTCGACGACAAGGCTACCGCCGACCAGAAAAAAATCGACCGGGTAGTCGATTGTACGGACCAGCAGGTCCACCAAAGCGTCCTGCCTGACCTTATCGGGGTCGAGCAGGACGGCTAATGACTTCTGACCAACCGCTCTACGAGTTTGTAGAGTAGTCAGTATATTCAGAGGGTGTCTTTGTTTGGTATTGACGTCCACTCGCAGTCTTTGCAGTTGAAGTAAGCGCATTGTTGTCCCGAATGCGTTCGACGAAACTGGTCAGTTGCTGGCGGGCCAGGTTGGTGACAACCGTTGTCAGCAGACCACTAACCATGCCACTGAGGGCTCCCGTTTTCTGCGCTTCTTTTTTGCGCTTGCCCGCCGGAGCGATCAGTTCACCGTATTCGTCGTAATCATCCTCGTCGGGCTCACCATACTTTTCAGCGTAGCGATACTCTGCCGACTTCGGAAGGATTGCATTCACTACCAAATATACGGCTAAACTAACGCCTGCAACAAAAGCCGCCGTTTTACCAACCTCCGACGCATCTCCTCTGATGTCATCGACGCTTTCGGATATAGACGATTTGAATCGTTCGGTAGCAGCAATCAGCTGCGCACGGCGTTCGGTAGTGTCTGAGAATGGGACTTTGGAATCTTCCATGTTATTGATCCGCACTTATATTGATTGTTAACAACTGAAACGTGATCACCGATTCGGACCAATTCCGTCCGTTTTCTCCATCAGGTCTTTAACAGCTTCAGCTTTTTCCTCTGCTTTCTTCTCCTGACTTTTCTTGATGGCGCTGTAGGCAAATACCCGGATCCGCCCTTTCATGGCGTCTTTCGCTGCGGCCCAGACAAGCGTCAGGATGAGGAAAAAGCCCGCCACAATCAGGAAGCCCAGATACCGGCTGTCGAGCACTTCGTTCAGATAAGCGGCTAACAGGCAAAACAGAAAAATCAGCGTCATACTTCCCAGTAGTGCCAGTACAACGCCATGAATACCGACGACGACGCCTTCCTCTATCTTAGACCGGGTTTCGAGCGTAAACAACTCGATACGCGCTTCCAGATAGCGAAATATATTTTCCCGAATCTCTTCGAGGTGCTCTAGCATGGCTTTACTTTTTTGTTTCTCTCTATTTACAAATAACAGCTGATTTTGTTTTTGGGGAACGGATTTCCCGTCAAAATTTCTGCCCACAAAAAAAGGCTGCGGTCAGGCAGCCTTTTGACTATATCGTTTGTATGTGTGTGCGTTCTAGCGAGACTGGCGCAACTTGGCTTCGATCGTCTGCTGGGTGTGTGGCACTGCCCGAAGCCGCTCTTTAGGAATTAGTTTTCCAGTGTCTTTGCAAACGCCATAGGTTCCGTTTTTGATGCGGACCATAGCAGCGTCGAGCTGTTGAGTAAATTTTTGCAGGCGGGCCGCCAGCTGACTCAGGTTCTCCCGCTCGCTGGTGTCAGCGCCATCTTCCAGCAGTTTCGAGTTTCCCGAGGTGTTATCCGTACCGCTATCGTTGCGCTTACTGAGGGTTTCCTTAATGTAGTTCAGTTCGCTACGTGTGGCTTCCAATTTCTGACCTATCAGTTCCTGAAACTCTTTTAGATCTTCTTCAGAATAGCGTTTTTTTTCTTCCTGGACCATAGCAGACTGCCGTGATGACTAGTGTTTAAGAAGTCACGAAATTAATGCATTTGTATCTGATTTTCAATCCCTCAGCCAATATCTTGAGGTTATGGTAATTATTTATTCGATTGGCAAAACGGCCAATCAACCGATTTTTCTTTGGCTTCTATTCCGCCAATGATTACACTGTTTGGCTTTACTCTTGCATGCATTTATTTACGAGTGGTCGTTAATTTTATCTTAATCAAGGAAAAAATAGACCTTTCATAACATATTCAGGCTTTTCGTAAGTTTACCATACACTTCACTAAAAATCAGGTTAACACCGGTAAAGTAAAGGCCATGGCGTATATAGAACCAGCTCCTATAAAAGACAGAGAAAATCCACTTGAGTCGATGATGTCGCGCTTCGATGCGGCAGCCCGTCTGGTTGGTATCTCTGACGAGATGTATGATATTTTGAAAGTACCCGCCCGACAGGTTATCGTTGGGCTCCCCGTTACGATGGACAACGGCAGTATCCGGGTATTTGAAGGGTACCGCGTTATTCACTCCAACATTCTGGGTCCGTCAAAGGGTGGTATCCGGCTTGACCCGGCGGTGAACCTCGACGAGGTACGCGCACTTGCCGCCTGGATGACCTGGAAATGCGCCGTAGTCGACATTCCCTACGGAGGTGCCAAAGGCGGTATTGCCTGCAACCCGCGCGAAATGTCGGCGGGCGAAATCGAACGGCTGATGCGGCAATACACCGCCGGTATGCTCGACGTATTTGGCCCCGACCGCGACATTCCGGCCCCCGACATGGGTACCGGCCCGCGTGAGATGGCCTGGATCGTCGATGAGTACTCGAAAGCGAAAGGAATGACCGTCAACAGCGTCGTAACCGGCAAACCGCTGGTACTGGGCGGCTCACTGGGCCGCACGGAAGCGACCGGGCGGGGTGTTACGGTAGCCGCGCTGGCCGCGATGGACAAGCTTCGGATGAACCCCTATCGGTCGACGGCGGCTATTCAGGGATTTGGCAACGTGGGCTCGTTTGCTGCCGAACTGCTTCACGAACGTGGGGTATCGGTCGTGGCGGTCAGTGATATTTCGGGTGGTTATTACAACGAAAACGGCATCGACATTACCGCTGCGGTAGCCTACCGCAATAACAACCGGGGATCGCTGGAGGGCTTTACGGGTGCCGAACCTATTTCCAACGAAGAACTGCTGGCCCTACCCGTCGACGTGCTGGTTCCGGCGGCTAAAGAAGACGTCATCACCGACGATAACGCCGAGTCGATTCAGGCCAAGATGATTGTAGAAGGCGCCAACGGACCAACCTCCGCCAGCGCCGACGAAATCATCAACCGCAAGGGTATTATGGTGATACCCGATATTCTGGCCAATGCCGGTGGCGTCACGGTATCGTATTTTGAGTGGGTCCAGAATCGGATCGGCTACAAATGGACGCTCGACCGGGTTAATCGCCGGGCCGACCGAATTATGAAAGATGCTTTCGACCGGGTGTTCGATACGTCGCAGCATTATAAGGTGCCCATGCGCCTGGCGGCTTACATCGTCGCCATCGATAAAGTGGCTAGTACATATAAGTATCGGGGCGGTTACTAAGCAAGTGTTGGTTTCAGCCGGGTAATTTCCGATTTTTGCTATTCGGCCGGGTAATCAACGTCGATTACCCGGCTTTATCTTGAACTTCACTCTCGACTCGATGCGCTTACATAGGGAAGGAAACACGATTATGCTGGTAACGGGGCTGGTTCTGCTCGCTCTAAATCTGCTGGCTTACTATTTCCTGTTTTCCGACAATACCACAGCCATTGCGCTGTTAGCCGTAGCCAGTTTGATTCTGTTCGTACTGGTCGTCCAGTTTTTCCGCATTCCGACCCGGCCGCTCACAACGGGCGAACAGCACGTGGTAGCCCCGGCCGACGGTACGATTGTCGTGATTGAAGAAACCGACGAGACGGAGTATTTCAAGAGTCGCCGACGGCAGGTGTCTATTTTTATGTCGCCCCTCAACGTACACGTCAACCGGAATCCGGTGACGGGAGTCGTGCGGTATTTCAAGTATTATCCCGGTAAATATCTGGTAGCCTGGCACCCCAAGTCGAGTACGGAAAACGAGCGTACCACGGTCGTTATTCAACTGGCCAACGGAGCCGAAGTACTGCTGCGGCAGATTGCGGGTGCCGTGGCCCGGCGCATCATCTGGTACGTGAAAGAAGGGCAACCCGTTGAGCAGGGTAGCGAGTTTGGCTTTATCAAATTCGGTTCGCGCGTCGACGTGTTTCTGCCGCTCGATGCCGATGTTAAGGTAGCCATCGGCGACCGCGTCAAAGGTGGTGTTACCGTGCTGGCCGACATGCCCGCGTAAGTAGTACATCAATCTGCTGTTGATAAAGGGGTACCCGTACAGGGCTACCCTTTTTTTGTGCCTATTCGCCTGTTAGTCAGTAAATAAGACTACAATATTTCTTTCTATTTTATCTACTCCTCTGACCAAAAACAACTATGAAGGCTGACTATATCATTGTGGGTGCGGGGTCGGCGGGCTGTGTGCTTGCCAACCGGCTATCGGCTGATCCGGCCATTTCTGTTCTGCTGGTTGAAGCGGGTGGTCCGGATACCAAGCCGGAAATTCATATCCCGGCGGCTTACAGTAAACTCAACGGCACGGCTGTCGACTGGGGGTACTGGACCGAACCACAACCGGGTGTCGACAACCGGCGGATGTACCAGCCACGCGGCAAAACGCTGGGCGGCAGCAGTTCAACCAACGCGATGGCGTACGTACGCGGCAACCGGCTCGACTACGACGACTGGGCCGCGCTGGGAAACCGGGGCTGGGGCTATGCCGACGTACTGCCTTACTTCATCCGGTCGGAGCACAACGAGCAATACGATCAGCTCGACCCCACTTACCACGGCACTGAGGGTCCGCTGAACGTAACGTTCGCGCAGCAGTTTCGCACTCCACTATCCAGTGCCTTCGTCGACGGCTGTCAGCAGGTTGGCATAGCGCGGAACGACGACTACAATGGGCGGGAACAGGAGGGCGCGGGCCTTTTACAGTTTACGATCCGCAACGCCCGGCGACACAGTACGGCCGCGGCCTTTCTGAAACCTATTCTGAACCGGACTAATCTGCGGGTTATCACGCACGCCCATACGCACCGGGTTGTGTGCCGCAACGGAGTGGCCACCGGCATCGAGTTTTCGGTGGGCAAACAACCCGTTCAGCGGGCGGAAGCGCAGCGCGAAGTTATTCTGGCGGCTGGTGCCTTCAACTCACCCCAGCTGCTGATGCTGTCGGGGATTGGCCCGGCCGATGCCCTACGGCAGCACAACATCGACTGCCTGCTCAATTTGCCGGGTGTGGGGCAGAATCTCCAGGATCACGTCTTTACGGGAGTCAGCAGTCTTTGTTCGCAGGCTGTTTCGGGTAACACATCGCTGAAACCGCTGAACCAGTTGAAGGCCCTGGTGCAGTACATGGTGAGCAAGAAAGGGCCAATGACGAGCAGCCCACTGGAAGCCAACGCTTTTACCCGGGTCGACGGAGCCACCGACCGGCCAAATATGCAGCTGCACTTCGCACCGGTTCACTTCGGCGATGATTACACTACTGACGTATACGACATGGCCACCTACCCCCGTACCGACGGCTATACCATCCTGCCAACGCTGCTGAAACCCAAAAGCCGGGGCTGGGTGGGGCTGCGGTCGGCCAATCCGTTCGACGCGCCCATCATCGACCCGCAGTACCTGACCCACGAAGACGACGTGCGGGTGCTGCTGGCAGGCGTCCGGCAGGCGATTGCGGTACTGGAATCCGATGCATTCAGCCCGTACCATCAATGCCTGCTGACACCCCCTGACCGGGCATCAGACGAAACGATTCTGACCCACGTCCGGCGGCAGCTTGAAACGGTATATCACCCGGTTGGTACCTGCAAAATGGGCAGCGACGAACTGGCCGTTGTCGACGATCAGCTGCGGGTGCGGGGGGTTGACCGGTTGCGGGTAGTCGATGCGTCGATTATGCCAACGATTGTGTCGGGCAATACCAATGCACCCGTCATTATGATTGCCGAGAAAGCCGCCGATCTGATTTTAGGTAAACTACCCGTATATACGGCAGAGAAGGCGCAGTCAGCGCACGGGCAGCTATAACGTGGCAAGCTCGTTGATGTTCCGCTCTACAATCTCCACAACGACGACGTCGGGTTTTTCAGCGGCAACGACCGCAGGATCGAGGTGTCGGCCACGCACGAAATAAGCCGACTGAAAGTAACCCGGTACAAACTGCATCATACTGTGGCTGAACGAGTCGCCGATGAACAGCAGCCGGGGTAATTTCTCAGCGCTGGCGTTGGTGAACCGCACCGACGGAAAGCCAGACACAGGGTTAGGCACTTCGGCCACCTGTCGTGCCTTGCGCGCCGGTACCGGTTCGACTACGTAATAAACCGGGTCTGTGTGCTCCTTCTGCACGGTCAGCATTGTCGTCAGGTCACCGCCGAGACCGCGCTGTTTTTCGATGTGGTAGTCGGTCAGGCGGGGGGCAGGCAGGCCGGGCACATCCTGCCGGATACGATTCAGCAGGGCCGCACTACCAATCAGCGTACCGTACTCATTCCAGTGCGTATCCGTCTGGTAATAAACCACGTGTTCTTTTTTGGCCGCCATCAGCGTATCGCGAATATCGACGAACGGCACGCTGGTCTGGCGCATGGCCGTTTCCAGCACATCGAGTCGGGATGGC is part of the Spirosoma rhododendri genome and encodes:
- a CDS encoding TraR/DksA family transcriptional regulator codes for the protein MVQEEKKRYSEEDLKEFQELIGQKLEATRSELNYIKETLSKRNDSGTDNTSGNSKLLEDGADTSERENLSQLAARLQKFTQQLDAAMVRIKNGTYGVCKDTGKLIPKERLRAVPHTQQTIEAKLRQSR
- a CDS encoding alginate O-acetyltransferase AlgX-related protein gives rise to the protein MNTSFRFKLAAFAFTGLLLLPTLDQLLNLSVAFKSTENRTQSTLPSLHFPHVRSFVQQFDRYYKENFGWRNALFYTYSRWKLNILGQSPLPEKVVVGKNGWFYLGNSYNHVVDQHRGLLPLSADSAQTIARHLVDTQQELAKQGIRFYVLIAPDSHTIYPEHLPEELTVSQQPSRLDVLETAMRQTSVPFVDIRDTLMAAKKEHVVYYQTDTHWNEYGTLIGSAALLNRIRQDVPGLPAPRLTDYHIEKQRGLGGDLTTMLTVQKEHTDPVYYVVEPVPARKARQVAEVPNPVSGFPSVRFTNASAEKLPRLLFIGDSFSHSMMQFVPGYFQSAYFVRGRHLDPAVVAAEKPDVVVVEIVERNINELATL
- a CDS encoding GMC family oxidoreductase; this encodes MKADYIIVGAGSAGCVLANRLSADPAISVLLVEAGGPDTKPEIHIPAAYSKLNGTAVDWGYWTEPQPGVDNRRMYQPRGKTLGGSSSTNAMAYVRGNRLDYDDWAALGNRGWGYADVLPYFIRSEHNEQYDQLDPTYHGTEGPLNVTFAQQFRTPLSSAFVDGCQQVGIARNDDYNGREQEGAGLLQFTIRNARRHSTAAAFLKPILNRTNLRVITHAHTHRVVCRNGVATGIEFSVGKQPVQRAEAQREVILAAGAFNSPQLLMLSGIGPADALRQHNIDCLLNLPGVGQNLQDHVFTGVSSLCSQAVSGNTSLKPLNQLKALVQYMVSKKGPMTSSPLEANAFTRVDGATDRPNMQLHFAPVHFGDDYTTDVYDMATYPRTDGYTILPTLLKPKSRGWVGLRSANPFDAPIIDPQYLTHEDDVRVLLAGVRQAIAVLESDAFSPYHQCLLTPPDRASDETILTHVRRQLETVYHPVGTCKMGSDELAVVDDQLRVRGVDRLRVVDASIMPTIVSGNTNAPVIMIAEKAADLILGKLPVYTAEKAQSAHGQL
- a CDS encoding phosphoglycerol geranylgeranyltransferase produces the protein MLDPDKVRQDALVDLLVRTIDYPVDFFLVGGSLVVDYVHREVIDTLRQHRDAPIILFPGNPLHIDPAADAVLFLSLISGRNADFLIGQHVVAAPMLRKSGLEIMPTGYMLVDSGAQTTVSYISGTMPMPSNKPDVAACTAMAGEMLGLKLMYLDAGSGAQRPVPTDMIAAVNRVIDVPLIVGGGIDSAEKARQALYAGADMLVVGNGIERNPDLLPELCAVMQEVNQTVLQD
- a CDS encoding phosphatidylserine decarboxylase family protein yields the protein MRLHREGNTIMLVTGLVLLALNLLAYYFLFSDNTTAIALLAVASLILFVLVVQFFRIPTRPLTTGEQHVVAPADGTIVVIEETDETEYFKSRRRQVSIFMSPLNVHVNRNPVTGVVRYFKYYPGKYLVAWHPKSSTENERTTVVIQLANGAEVLLRQIAGAVARRIIWYVKEGQPVEQGSEFGFIKFGSRVDVFLPLDADVKVAIGDRVKGGVTVLADMPA
- a CDS encoding phage holin family protein; this encodes MLEHLEEIRENIFRYLEARIELFTLETRSKIEEGVVVGIHGVVLALLGSMTLIFLFCLLAAYLNEVLDSRYLGFLIVAGFFLILTLVWAAAKDAMKGRIRVFAYSAIKKSQEKKAEEKAEAVKDLMEKTDGIGPNR
- a CDS encoding AraC family transcriptional regulator, whose product is MEDYNKIIESLGVKFIKARNIRILQPITIKNFYDVENTLLILYNGEVSIGEERIKVDVGDMLFIPGGKHVTVTYGDPANPKVVSNEEFMTHRESYWEGNHDPRLIGHLPNSFGFVSFEAKVFDSVNFFNSLDVPPFIIKREDSLATTIDQILAEDMNDLAGKGRIIKIKTEEIVIEVVRYILKNHLFVEQLVTNSTYFKDPRLIDIFAYIKDNLGGDLSNKVLANVANVSEDYVGQYFKMLTGINPQDYIEYQRMEAAVGLLRTSKKSIRAIGAEVGYKDTAYFCRRFKMMFGIPAGKMRRRESLMNV
- a CDS encoding Glu/Leu/Phe/Val family dehydrogenase, which produces MAYIEPAPIKDRENPLESMMSRFDAAARLVGISDEMYDILKVPARQVIVGLPVTMDNGSIRVFEGYRVIHSNILGPSKGGIRLDPAVNLDEVRALAAWMTWKCAVVDIPYGGAKGGIACNPREMSAGEIERLMRQYTAGMLDVFGPDRDIPAPDMGTGPREMAWIVDEYSKAKGMTVNSVVTGKPLVLGGSLGRTEATGRGVTVAALAAMDKLRMNPYRSTAAIQGFGNVGSFAAELLHERGVSVVAVSDISGGYYNENGIDITAAVAYRNNNRGSLEGFTGAEPISNEELLALPVDVLVPAAKEDVITDDNAESIQAKMIVEGANGPTSASADEIINRKGIMVIPDILANAGGVTVSYFEWVQNRIGYKWTLDRVNRRADRIMKDAFDRVFDTSQHYKVPMRLAAYIVAIDKVASTYKYRGGY
- a CDS encoding energy transducer TonB, with translation MNWIRTTLICLFTLAGALTATAQTRTGKVYTIAERAPEFPGGKSALSRYLAENIRYPNVLLRKNINTGPVSARFIIDETGQVSDVRVLTKALGTTNRKGMEEYMGTIITAVEKMPRWQPGLVDNRPVPVFYTLPIEISTK